The Naumovozyma dairenensis CBS 421 chromosome 1, complete genome genome includes a region encoding these proteins:
- the SYF1 gene encoding mRNA splicing protein SYF1 (similar to Saccharomyces cerevisiae SYF1 (YDR416W); ancestral locus Anc_5.519): MEAFLNEDDIAFEYELQKDPQNLTAWKRYLDHWKSQLRDPNNKNSKRTEDLIEWLYERLLLQFVDDGELWMEYITWQNDRFMANKFKYSKMTLIFQKCLDTCQEKTPTDIYFMFLDFALEQYDLKLIREVFDISITRLKIQDQGTLWGKIIEFIYEKFLPLTFADEEDENDVEQDQYDELQLLIYKTLFATDNEITSKNNEETDFANVWASHFLRRYILVCPPSAVEQVLQALYNTKDYNTAIEIYKQSMRETKGTSTSYLPTKGSSFDINLNYLKMLESLKLEKEYELFAEELEKQFPTECLTVTILKAKHYIKQAKFDQFEELLQKSLKATSSVHDFTILYNLHLNFEQAFLETIINELKDNKTLQTDPKWEELLSSHFQIAQDLTVNYKLKMNNLKLRQNPNMISTWNERVALFEAKSKKVEVYTEAIMKIDPLKVITRGVFGKLWVSYAQIYWDSKNYDSARQIYESALKVPFPYIEDLEEIWTTWINNELELDDGVQRCLLLLDTALIAPDHPDVIIDKFRASHGKVPAQTIVFNSLKLWSLKIDLLEMVNSTFENEKIWKDKIIETYESAIKLKILSPMMFINYAHFLKNCGRTLDSYQVYERAVAIFTPETQNEIWNIYLSEVVESSIISKEHIRELFDQSLRHLIQAGVDCKALFILYSKYEAEKNGLIKKSVDILLDGAKNNGEGRTYLNSRLTLWDMCISEAESNFGISVARELYEQAITALPNSKVIPYILKFAHLEAKSKEVTRAREIMEYGAKLLPPVENTDLWEHWDKFELEYGNKETYKNMLRLKRQLENEMKIDTEEASHNDGNVQFVTAAASAKQQKTMTTSNPEEIELDL, translated from the coding sequence TACaatttgttgatgatgGAGAACTATGGATGGAGTATATAACTTGGCAAAATGACAGATTTATGgccaataaatttaaatattcaaaaatgactctcattttccaaaaatgtTTAGACACATGTCAAGAAAAGACTCCTACTGACATATATTTTATGTTCTTGGATTTCGCTCTCGAACAATATGACCTGAAACTAATTAGGGAAGTTTTTGATATTTCCATTACTCGATTGAAGATACAAGATCAAGGAACCTTATGGGGGAAAATAATCGAATTtatttatgaaaaatttcttccCTTGACTTTTGCAGATGAAGAggatgaaaatgatgtcGAGCAAGATCAATACGATGAACTCCAACTTTTGATTTATAAAACTTTGTTTGCGACAGATAATGAGATTACAAGtaagaataatgaagaaacgGATTTTGCTAATGTATGGGCTTCCCACTTTTTAAGAAGATACATTTTGGTATGCCCACCGTCGGCGGTCGAGCAAGTATTGCAGGCATTGTATAACACCAAAGATTATAACACTGCAATTGAGATATATAAACAATCAATGAGGGAGACAAAAGGGACTTCAACATCATATCTGCCGACAAAAGGTTCATCTTTTgatataaatttaaattacCTGAAAATGttagaatcattaaaaCTGGAAAAGGAGTATGAGCTATTCGCtgaagaattggaaaagcAGTTTCCAACTGAGTGTCTAACTGTAACAATATTAAAGGCAAAGCATTACATTAAACAAGCGaaatttgatcaatttGAGGAGCTCTTGCAAAAATCGTTGAAAGCTACTTCATCTGTTCACGATTTTACGATTCTTTATAATCTGCATCTTAATTTCGAGCAGGCTTTCTTGGAGACAATTATTAATGAGTTAAAAGACAATAAAACTTTACAGACTGATCCCAAATGGGAAGAGCTTTTATCttctcattttcaaatcgCGCAAGATCTAACTGTAAATTACAAgttgaaaatgaataatcTAAAGTTAAGACAGAATCCGAATATGATATCAACATGGAATGAAAGAGTTGCATTATTTGAAGCAAAGAGTAAGAAAGTGGAAGTATATACCGAGgctataatgaaaattgaCCCTCTGAAAGTAATTACTCGAGGAGTATTTGGGAAGCTTTGGGTAAGTTATGCTCAGATATACTGGGATAGTAAAAATTATGATAGTGCAAGACAGATATATGAAAGTGCACTGAAAGTCCCTTTCCCATATATAGAAGACTTGGAAGAAATATGGACAACATGGATAAATAATGAACTAGAGTTAGATGACGGTGTACAAAGATgtcttttattattagatactGCATTAATAGCTCCAGATCATCCTGATGTGATTATAGATAAATTTAGAGCCAGTCATGGGAAGGTCCCTGCACAAACAATTGTTTTCAATTCGTTAAAGTTATGGTCATTAAAAATAGATTTGTTAGAAATGGTAAATTCAACCTTTGAGAATGAGAAGATTTGGAAGGATAAAATCATAGAGACATATGAGAGTGCAATTAAACTGAAAATTTTATCGCCTATGATGTTTATAAACTACGCCCATTTTCTAAAAAACTGTGGAAGAACTTTGGATAGCTATCAGGTTTATGAAAGGGCTGTTGCAATATTTACACCTGAAACGCAAAATGAGATTTGGAATATCTACCTGTCCGAAGTGGTTGAAAGTTCAATAATCTCTAAAGAACACATAAGGGAACTGTTTGATCAGTCACTACGACACTTAATACAAGCAGGTGTTGACTGTAAAGCATTGTTTATCCTCTACAGTAAATATGAAGCTGAGAAAAATGGCTTGATTAAAAAATCAGTGGACATCTTATTAGATGGGGCCAAAAATAATGGTGAAGGTCGTACTTACTTAAATAGTCGACTCACTTTATGGGATATGTGCATTTCTGAAGCAGAATCTAATTTCGGTATTTCTGTCGCAAGAGAACTTTATGAACAAGCTATTACAGCGTTACCTAATTCGAAAGTGATTCCTTACATCCTAAAGTTTGCACATTTAGAAGCTAAAAGTAAAGAAGTTACAAGGGCAAGAGAAATAATGGAATATGGTGCAAAGTTGTTGCCACCAGTAGAAAATACAGATTTATGGGAACATTGGGACAAATTTGAGCTAGAATATGGTAACAAAGaaacatataaaaatatgttgAGGTTAAAAAGGCAACTTGAGAACGAAATGAAGATAGATACAGAGGAAGCAAGTCATAATGATGGCAACGTTCAATTCGTTACAGCAGCGGCTAGTGCAAAACAGCAAAAAACTATGACTACTAGCAATCCAGAAGAGATAGAGCTTGATTTATAA